A single genomic interval of Alteromonas sp. CI.11.F.A3 harbors:
- a CDS encoding DUF2721 domain-containing protein: MKIDLATPAMLFPAISLLLLAYTNRFLTLATLIRNFSKEERDDNTLAQIKNLRLRIQLIKRMQIAGVGSFFLCVVSMLAIYLTYQQVGNWIFALSLVSLLYSLWMSVKEILISVEALDFHLDGMKEQHDSTKLK; encoded by the coding sequence ATGAAAATAGATCTCGCAACACCCGCCATGCTTTTTCCAGCAATCTCATTGCTGTTGCTGGCTTATACCAACCGTTTTTTAACCCTTGCTACGCTTATTCGTAACTTTTCAAAAGAAGAGCGTGACGACAATACCCTAGCCCAAATCAAGAACTTGAGACTGCGTATTCAGCTTATTAAGCGGATGCAAATTGCAGGGGTTGGCAGTTTCTTTTTGTGTGTCGTATCTATGCTTGCGATTTACCTTACTTATCAACAAGTGGGGAATTGGATATTCGCATTAAGCCTAGTGTCTCTTCTATATTCACTTTGGATGTCGGTAAAAGAAATACTCATTTCTGTAGAAGCATTAGATTTTCACCTTGATGGTATGAAAGAGCAACATGACAGCACCAAACTTAAATAG
- a CDS encoding rhodanese-like domain-containing protein, with translation MRIVLVMFLCVVAITLFVSMQCTAKATSQGSVAASPYLIERVKNNDWMLIDVRSPSDFVDGHIPGAINMPQENINDYLTELEGHKDKPIIIYCQSGTQAKLAMKFLKDLDFSEVMHLEGDMLGWNASQMPIDRM, from the coding sequence ATGCGAATCGTTTTAGTCATGTTTCTCTGCGTTGTTGCAATCACGTTATTTGTGTCGATGCAATGCACAGCGAAAGCAACCTCTCAAGGATCGGTTGCGGCTTCCCCGTACCTCATTGAGCGGGTGAAAAACAATGACTGGATGCTTATAGACGTGCGCTCTCCAAGCGACTTTGTCGATGGACACATTCCTGGTGCCATCAATATGCCTCAAGAAAACATTAACGACTATCTTACCGAGTTAGAAGGCCATAAAGACAAGCCTATTATTATTTATTGCCAATCTGGCACTCAGGCTAAACTTGCTATGAAGTTTCTTAAAGACTTAGATTTTTCTGAGGTCATGCATTTAGAAGGCGACATGCTGGGCTGGAATGCGTCTCAAATGCCAATTGACAGAATGTAG
- a CDS encoding helical backbone metal receptor gives MKSVYHKLRTQVASITATLLLALAPHCASANESTPRIITLAPHLTEWVYSLGLESHLIGVSDYSNFPQEAQLLPKVADYQGADLSQIMALQPTLILAWEGGNKPQDLHRLESLGYKVFRAKITEVEDIASELKRLGKATNTEEKANALTNAFLRHLAALRDQYATPSKHEVFYYSWTSPLMTIGDNAWPNKLLNVCGAQTLFADSPVDYPQVSVQEVLSRQPFALVAASNQPASDLEQFWHPHRRFMSAPLIVVNPDITSRFSLRLINELKTLCKGIN, from the coding sequence GTGAAAAGCGTATATCACAAGCTGCGCACGCAAGTTGCGTCAATAACCGCTACATTGCTACTCGCGCTAGCCCCTCATTGTGCTTCTGCTAACGAGTCAACGCCGCGAATTATCACGCTTGCACCTCATTTAACCGAGTGGGTTTATAGTCTTGGGTTAGAGTCACACTTAATTGGCGTTAGCGACTACAGCAACTTTCCTCAAGAAGCTCAGCTATTACCTAAAGTAGCCGACTATCAAGGGGCAGATTTATCCCAAATAATGGCGCTGCAGCCTACCTTAATTTTGGCTTGGGAGGGGGGCAATAAGCCGCAAGATTTGCACCGTTTAGAAAGCTTAGGTTATAAGGTGTTTCGAGCCAAAATCACCGAAGTTGAAGACATTGCCAGTGAGTTGAAGCGTTTAGGTAAAGCGACTAACACAGAAGAAAAAGCCAACGCGCTCACCAATGCGTTTTTACGCCATTTAGCGGCATTAAGAGACCAGTACGCCACGCCATCAAAGCATGAAGTGTTCTACTACTCTTGGACATCGCCACTAATGACCATAGGTGACAATGCGTGGCCAAATAAGCTACTTAACGTATGTGGTGCGCAAACCTTATTTGCTGACAGCCCAGTCGATTACCCACAAGTGTCGGTACAAGAAGTGCTATCTAGACAGCCCTTTGCATTGGTAGCGGCAAGCAACCAGCCAGCGTCCGATCTTGAGCAATTTTGGCATCCCCACCGCCGCTTTATGTCAGCCCCTTTAATTGTCGTCAATCCGGACATTACCAGCAGGTTCTCACTGCGGTTAATTAATGAACTAAAAACACTGTGTAAGGGTATTAACTAG
- a CDS encoding cobalamin biosynthesis protein produces the protein MEALLTQSAYQSVLVLWLAVILDALWRWPLSSHPLTLMRYLVRQMGFKVLPSLSYSRSQHYISGSLAAIVLLAPLIVCLAILIYMAQYPAFFEAVIMVALLDFAYQRHQFSQILKTVGKNKKVLTRETVDAIVARECTQLTDVGIAKAAIESLWLKFLYLYCGVIFYFMLAGPIGALTYRLLLLTSWQWHYRNPKMVHFAKPVRKLVSLLVIPPALLGCIAVLLFTHPVKGIRAVKRSKARDKTSLLLALFGGIQNIQLGGPAIYHGRKYRYPRVGGAKQVKYSDMIRSKRTIVGAMAVVTAIASVCLLLVAVQTQTLSEVF, from the coding sequence ATGGAAGCATTGCTGACCCAATCAGCATATCAGTCGGTGCTGGTGTTATGGTTGGCAGTTATTTTAGATGCCCTTTGGCGGTGGCCGCTTAGCAGCCACCCGCTTACCCTTATGCGTTATCTGGTTAGGCAGATGGGGTTTAAAGTTCTCCCCTCTTTAAGCTACTCCCGTTCTCAACATTATATCTCCGGTTCATTAGCCGCCATTGTATTATTGGCGCCCTTAATTGTTTGCCTTGCCATACTCATATACATGGCCCAATACCCTGCTTTTTTCGAAGCCGTGATTATGGTTGCCTTGCTCGACTTTGCCTATCAGCGCCATCAATTCAGTCAAATTTTAAAAACCGTAGGTAAAAATAAAAAAGTACTTACCAGAGAAACCGTAGACGCCATAGTTGCCCGTGAATGCACCCAATTAACCGATGTAGGTATTGCGAAAGCCGCTATCGAATCGTTATGGCTTAAGTTTTTATATCTTTATTGCGGCGTTATTTTTTACTTTATGTTGGCTGGCCCGATTGGGGCGCTCACCTACCGTCTGTTATTGCTCACCTCATGGCAATGGCACTATCGAAATCCTAAAATGGTGCATTTTGCTAAACCGGTGAGAAAGCTTGTTTCTTTGTTAGTTATTCCCCCTGCACTACTCGGTTGTATTGCTGTGCTTCTTTTCACTCATCCTGTAAAAGGCATTCGAGCGGTAAAACGAAGTAAGGCAAGAGATAAAACCTCCTTATTGCTCGCGTTATTTGGTGGAATACAAAACATTCAATTAGGCGGCCCGGCTATCTATCATGGCCGTAAATACCGCTACCCTCGCGTGGGTGGTGCCAAGCAAGTAAAGTATTCAGATATGATACGCAGCAAGCGCACAATAGTCGGTGCCATGGCTGTAGTTACCGCCATCGCGAGTGTCTGTTTGTTATTAGTCGCAGTACAAACACAAACTTTAAGCGAGGTCTTCTAA
- a CDS encoding 5'-methylthioadenosine/adenosylhomocysteine nucleosidase, producing the protein MKKIGILGAMDEEVALLKASLSNLKETTWKHLTFYEGSLNNVEVVLVKCGIGKVAAALATTVLIEQYAPDAVVNTGSAGGFDKSLNIGDLVIATHVIHHDVDLTHFGYKLGQCAGMPEDYRCDNTLIEAAKTATGELENIQSTSGLICTGDSFIGTDEAVEALRESFPDTKAVEMEGAAIAQTCHMLDVPFLVIRSLSDIAGKTSTVSFKEYLDTAAKHSAQLVMAMIKALA; encoded by the coding sequence ATGAAAAAAATTGGCATTCTAGGCGCAATGGACGAAGAAGTTGCGTTACTTAAAGCTTCACTTTCAAACCTAAAAGAAACCACGTGGAAGCACTTAACCTTTTATGAAGGCAGCCTTAATAACGTTGAGGTTGTGTTGGTAAAATGCGGTATCGGAAAAGTAGCAGCGGCACTTGCCACTACGGTACTTATTGAGCAATACGCGCCAGATGCTGTAGTAAATACAGGTTCAGCGGGCGGCTTTGATAAAAGCTTAAACATTGGTGACTTGGTGATTGCCACCCACGTTATCCATCACGATGTGGATTTAACCCATTTCGGTTACAAGCTTGGCCAATGTGCTGGTATGCCTGAAGACTACCGCTGTGACAATACGCTCATTGAAGCTGCGAAAACGGCTACGGGCGAGTTAGAAAATATCCAATCTACCAGTGGCCTTATTTGTACTGGCGATTCGTTTATCGGTACCGACGAAGCGGTAGAAGCGCTGCGTGAAAGTTTCCCCGATACGAAAGCGGTTGAAATGGAAGGTGCTGCTATAGCCCAAACCTGTCACATGCTTGATGTTCCGTTTCTCGTCATACGTTCGTTGTCGGATATCGCTGGCAAGACATCAACGGTCAGTTTCAAAGAATATTTAGATACTGCGGCAAAGCATTCAGCACAACTCGTTATGGCTATGATCAAAGCGTTGGCGTAG
- a CDS encoding DUF2726 domain-containing protein, with translation MELAIILMMLLIVVALGAIKLSDGGVAFPFRRKPQLFTPVEHSFLNLIEQAMGREFRIICRVRLSDIVSVRQSANKKTASQAISRASSRQLDFILVDKQDMSPILAIDLVHNQGKEGYKTQRDWFVSGALDAAGVPHARIKVKSGYTVDDIRECLENKLIPYRRIQQKMSQLPTHNPEPTKRPTRPVRSSRAAAA, from the coding sequence ATGGAACTGGCAATTATTTTAATGATGTTACTTATTGTGGTGGCATTAGGCGCCATAAAATTATCAGATGGTGGCGTAGCGTTTCCTTTTCGCCGAAAGCCACAGCTTTTCACGCCTGTAGAGCACTCATTTTTAAACCTTATTGAGCAAGCAATGGGGCGAGAGTTTCGTATCATTTGCCGTGTTCGTTTGAGCGACATAGTGTCAGTAAGGCAATCGGCCAATAAGAAAACGGCCAGCCAAGCTATCTCTAGAGCCTCTTCGCGCCAGCTCGATTTTATCTTAGTCGACAAGCAGGACATGAGCCCGATATTGGCTATCGACCTTGTGCACAACCAAGGGAAGGAAGGTTACAAAACCCAGCGCGATTGGTTTGTATCTGGCGCATTAGATGCAGCGGGTGTTCCCCATGCTCGCATTAAGGTTAAGTCGGGTTATACCGTTGACGACATTCGTGAATGCCTTGAAAACAAGCTTATTCCTTATAGAAGAATTCAACAAAAAATGTCACAGCTTCCTACGCACAACCCTGAGCCGACTAAGCGCCCTACTCGTCCAGTAAGGTCTAGCCGCGCGGCAGCTGCGTAA
- a CDS encoding RICIN domain-containing protein, which translates to MKNGRASLAVLLMCSMSGAYASGFHTQNGGATGGNGGNVVRATTGKQIHEALCNRNTSETPIIIEVEGTINHGNTEKVSGSSCNTADDKIELKDISNVTLIGVGQGALFDELGIHIRNSTNIIIRNVHVRNVKKSGSPTSNGGDAIGIETDVRNVWVDHVTLEASGGESEGYDGLFDVKDNSKYITLSYSRLLNSGRGGLVGSSESQVNNGPLTYHHNIFQNLNSRVPLVRGATAHIYNNHYDGIESSGINSRAGAEVKVENNYFEDAKDVLGTFYTTTDGDWQVAGNVFGSGVTWSSSDDDYQPAGPNVVSTTSVSIPYSYTLDNTSCLRSILQQTAGANKNLQVSDGSCGSTGGGGDNGGGDNGGGDNGGGDNGGGDNGGGDNGGTPTGVNLSLSADADGSSKASGTSYGNVKDGDTSTYWSPNGSTGRISIKGLDTTVNAVRIVERSGAEGRVTSWRLVNNDTGALITSGNTIPEPITFSDVNVGKLNFVIDSSSSTPQIAEFETYFGLDSNGGGSDDGGSGVVNGTVNGIYRITPVHSGRSLDVANCGTSSGVNIRQWQWLDNNCQKFTISQVDGIWHRISPLNSPQQSVEVTNSSASAGENVQLGQYSGAQNQMFRFQSAGSGKWRIIARNSELCLDVAGQGGGNGANIIQWACIAQADNQMFELTRQ; encoded by the coding sequence ATGAAGAATGGAAGGGCCTCGTTGGCCGTATTACTTATGTGTTCAATGTCAGGCGCTTATGCATCAGGTTTTCATACTCAAAATGGAGGTGCAACCGGTGGCAATGGCGGTAATGTAGTGCGCGCAACAACGGGCAAACAGATACATGAAGCTCTATGTAATCGGAACACCAGTGAAACACCGATTATTATCGAAGTAGAAGGCACTATAAATCACGGTAATACCGAAAAAGTGTCAGGAAGTAGCTGCAATACTGCAGATGATAAAATTGAATTAAAAGACATTAGTAATGTAACCCTCATAGGGGTAGGGCAAGGTGCCTTGTTTGATGAGCTTGGAATACATATACGGAATTCTACTAATATTATTATACGAAATGTTCATGTTCGAAATGTTAAAAAATCCGGCTCTCCAACGTCTAATGGGGGCGATGCCATCGGAATTGAAACCGATGTTAGAAACGTGTGGGTAGATCACGTAACATTAGAAGCAAGTGGCGGCGAAAGCGAGGGGTACGACGGTTTATTTGACGTAAAGGATAATTCAAAATACATCACGCTTTCGTACAGTCGCTTACTCAATTCTGGCCGAGGGGGTCTAGTAGGCTCAAGTGAATCCCAGGTCAACAATGGCCCATTAACGTATCATCACAATATTTTTCAGAATTTAAATTCACGTGTTCCCTTAGTACGTGGGGCAACTGCACATATTTATAATAATCATTACGATGGTATTGAATCGTCGGGCATAAATTCACGAGCAGGTGCTGAAGTAAAAGTTGAGAACAACTATTTCGAAGATGCTAAAGACGTGCTAGGAACGTTTTATACCACGACTGACGGTGATTGGCAGGTGGCAGGTAATGTCTTTGGAAGTGGTGTCACATGGAGTTCGTCTGATGATGATTATCAGCCTGCCGGTCCAAACGTAGTTTCTACCACGAGCGTAAGTATTCCGTATTCCTACACCCTTGATAACACTTCTTGCCTCCGTAGTATTTTACAGCAGACTGCTGGCGCGAATAAAAATCTGCAAGTATCTGATGGTAGTTGTGGGAGCACTGGAGGTGGTGGCGATAACGGTGGTGGCGATAATGGTGGTGGTGATAACGGTGGTGGTGATAACGGTGGTGGTGATAACGGTGGTGGTGATAACGGTGGTACCCCTACCGGTGTTAACCTCTCTCTATCGGCTGATGCTGACGGAAGCTCAAAAGCAAGCGGAACCAGCTATGGCAATGTAAAAGATGGTGATACCAGCACCTATTGGTCTCCCAATGGTTCAACTGGTCGAATTAGTATTAAAGGGTTAGATACCACGGTTAATGCGGTTCGAATTGTAGAGCGAAGCGGCGCTGAAGGACGAGTTACGTCTTGGAGGTTGGTCAATAACGACACAGGCGCACTCATTACGTCAGGAAATACTATTCCTGAACCGATAACGTTTTCAGATGTAAACGTAGGCAAACTTAACTTTGTCATTGATTCATCGTCATCAACACCTCAAATAGCTGAATTTGAAACTTATTTTGGACTAGACAGTAATGGAGGTGGGAGCGACGATGGTGGTTCGGGTGTCGTTAATGGCACAGTGAATGGAATTTATAGAATTACCCCAGTACACAGTGGTAGAAGTTTAGATGTAGCCAACTGCGGAACGTCAAGTGGAGTGAATATTCGCCAATGGCAATGGTTAGACAATAACTGTCAAAAGTTTACCATTTCTCAAGTGGATGGAATTTGGCATCGTATTTCACCACTGAACTCACCGCAGCAAAGTGTAGAGGTAACAAATAGCTCGGCGTCTGCAGGAGAAAATGTTCAATTGGGACAATACAGTGGCGCGCAGAATCAAATGTTCCGTTTTCAATCTGCTGGTTCAGGAAAATGGAGAATTATAGCTAGAAACAGCGAGTTGTGCCTTGATGTCGCGGGGCAGGGCGGGGGCAATGGCGCTAACATAATTCAGTGGGCTTGCATTGCTCAAGCAGATAATCAAATGTTTGAATTAACTAGGCAGTAA
- a CDS encoding IclR family transcriptional regulator — MERYIIPSVFQAIQLCQFIAESKTGLTATQIEVALHLPRTSVFRLLKTLSSERIIEKRGTRYFYGSRVYEISSANSRARYVQRLIAPSLASLLTSSDCSAIICVPGDYCAFVIDVLDAHPSRISSIRPGSKLPLFHSAPGHIMLTHHDRYEPHRYSEETTFFDQNLATKHRTEVCTRGYAMSYYKKRNTTLLSVPVFIKEGELVAMLAVELEGEKTDYKALQAWGEKLKSIARILVTYSFTDEEEVV; from the coding sequence ATGGAGCGATATATCATTCCCAGTGTTTTTCAAGCAATTCAATTGTGCCAATTCATTGCCGAATCTAAGACTGGGCTAACGGCTACTCAAATTGAAGTGGCGCTTCACTTGCCACGGACATCTGTATTTAGATTATTAAAGACATTATCGAGTGAACGGATAATTGAAAAACGCGGAACTCGCTATTTTTATGGGAGTAGAGTTTACGAAATTTCTTCGGCTAATTCTCGTGCTCGCTATGTGCAAAGGCTTATCGCACCGTCACTTGCCTCTTTGTTAACATCTTCAGACTGCAGTGCCATAATATGTGTGCCAGGCGATTATTGTGCATTTGTTATTGATGTCTTGGATGCTCACCCTAGCCGTATTTCAAGTATTCGTCCTGGAAGCAAGCTTCCACTTTTTCACTCTGCACCCGGTCACATAATGTTAACGCACCACGACCGTTATGAACCCCATAGATACTCTGAAGAGACAACGTTTTTCGATCAAAACCTAGCTACAAAACATCGAACTGAAGTATGTACTCGTGGATATGCCATGAGCTATTACAAAAAACGGAATACGACCTTGCTCTCGGTTCCTGTATTTATAAAGGAAGGAGAGCTTGTTGCAATGCTAGCCGTGGAATTAGAGGGCGAGAAAACCGACTATAAGGCATTACAGGCATGGGGCGAAAAACTGAAGTCCATCGCTCGCATTCTCGTAACGTATAGTTTTACCGATGAAGAGGAAGTCGTGTGA
- a CDS encoding pectate lyase C produces MKYLVSARLILSSVIFFYGLSNCEATPLAFEGARGFGKYTEGGNHGRVLVVSSLNDNAKSPQKGTLRWAVRQAYPRLIVFSVSGIVHLEKELEIKHGNLTIAGHTSPRGIVISGASTSIKANQVIVRHLRFRPGHLSKEGDALTVRNTKDVIIDHCSLSWSSDEVGSFYNNERFTLQNSVLSESLNNAGHHKGNHGYGGIWGGSHASFVQNLLANHTSRNPRINGWRLKPPYAQKNEFVDIRNNIIANWQSNSTYGGENGKVNLVGNVYIPGPATKKVWFYQVWALDNPATSVFIAGNVMRSHPQMTSNNRLGIVVKKLKINTPVAQLILDNVLEDKPLKAELIEALKDPILSAEESWQALIIKEDIGANQTRYGLQLDPVDSRILAQLRDDAYKFEKGIIDNELDVMDWDVYSEYFNLKTPFNNENHQPISETRWKILAGITPQQSK; encoded by the coding sequence GTGAAATATTTAGTATCTGCTCGTTTAATATTATCGTCTGTCATTTTCTTTTACGGTTTGTCTAACTGTGAAGCAACACCGCTGGCGTTTGAGGGAGCAAGAGGGTTTGGAAAGTATACCGAAGGCGGAAACCATGGAAGAGTACTGGTCGTTTCATCATTAAATGATAATGCTAAATCCCCTCAAAAAGGTACGCTTAGGTGGGCAGTAAGACAAGCTTATCCTCGGCTCATCGTGTTTAGCGTTTCAGGTATTGTTCACTTGGAAAAGGAGCTTGAAATAAAGCATGGGAACCTGACTATCGCGGGGCATACCTCGCCGAGAGGCATCGTTATTTCGGGAGCTTCCACTAGCATAAAGGCTAATCAAGTTATTGTTCGACACCTGCGTTTTCGACCCGGCCACCTCAGCAAAGAGGGTGATGCGCTTACGGTGCGCAATACGAAAGATGTCATAATAGACCATTGTTCGCTTAGCTGGTCTAGTGACGAAGTGGGCTCCTTCTATAACAATGAACGTTTCACTCTTCAAAACAGTGTTTTGTCTGAAAGTCTCAACAATGCGGGGCATCACAAGGGTAATCATGGGTATGGCGGAATATGGGGGGGGAGTCATGCTAGTTTTGTACAAAATTTACTTGCAAATCATACTAGCCGAAATCCTAGAATTAATGGATGGCGGCTTAAGCCTCCTTATGCTCAGAAAAATGAATTTGTTGACATCAGAAACAATATTATTGCCAATTGGCAGAGTAACTCTACCTATGGTGGGGAAAATGGGAAAGTTAACCTGGTGGGTAATGTATACATACCCGGACCAGCCACAAAGAAAGTATGGTTCTATCAAGTATGGGCCCTTGATAACCCCGCCACGTCGGTTTTTATTGCCGGCAATGTGATGCGTTCTCACCCCCAAATGACATCCAATAATCGTTTAGGTATTGTTGTTAAGAAACTTAAGATAAATACCCCAGTTGCACAGCTTATTTTAGACAATGTCTTAGAAGATAAACCGCTTAAAGCAGAGCTTATTGAAGCGTTAAAAGACCCTATTCTGAGTGCAGAAGAAAGTTGGCAAGCACTAATTATTAAAGAAGACATAGGGGCAAATCAAACCCGATATGGCTTGCAGTTAGATCCTGTCGATAGTCGCATTCTCGCTCAGCTCAGAGATGATGCTTATAAGTTTGAAAAGGGTATTATAGATAATGAGTTAGATGTGATGGATTGGGACGTTTATAGTGAATACTTTAACCTGAAAACGCCTTTTAATAATGAAAATCACCAGCCTATTAGTGAGACAAGGTGGAAAATCCTTGCTGGAATTACCCCACAGCAGAGTAAATGA